From the genome of Pseudomonas migulae:
GCAGACGGTCGGTCCTGGCGACAGCTTGCGCGATTTGGATTGTCTGGTAGAATCCGCGGCCTAATTACGTGCGGTATTCAACAATAGTGTTGGGTGGCGGCACGCAGCCCGAGGAAGACACCATGAAAGCTGATATCCATCCAGATTATCCAGTCATTGCTGTTACTTGCAGCTGTGGCAACAAGTTCGAAACTCGTTCGACCTTCGGCAAAGCTCTGCCGATCGACGTTTGCAACGAGTGCCACCCGTTCTACACCGGTAAGCAGAAGACTCTGGACACTGGCGGCCGCGTTCAGCGCTTCGCAGACCGTTTCGGTGCTTTCGGCAAGAAACCTGCTGCTGCAGCAGAGTAAGGTTCGAAAGCCCCATGGGCTTTACCTTGCTAATGAAAAAGGCGTCCCTTGCGGGCGCCTTTTTTGTGTCCGCGATTTGGCTTTCCGGCGCCCAGGCCTTCTGCCCGGTGCCGAACGG
Proteins encoded in this window:
- the rpmE gene encoding 50S ribosomal protein L31, giving the protein MKADIHPDYPVIAVTCSCGNKFETRSTFGKALPIDVCNECHPFYTGKQKTLDTGGRVQRFADRFGAFGKKPAAAAE